One genomic window of Muntiacus reevesi chromosome 4, mMunRee1.1, whole genome shotgun sequence includes the following:
- the LOC136167442 gene encoding olfactory receptor 5M5-like, which translates to MLKKNYTEVTEFILLGLTDRADLQPVLFVVFLVIYLITVIGNMNMILLIRSDSKLQTPMYFFLSHLSFVDLCYATTVTPQMLVSLSSERKTISFLGCFIQCLCYMLTVMAYDRYMAICKPLLYGIKMSRGVCLSFIATFYIYGFANGLTQTILMLHLSFCGPNEINHFYCVDPPLLVLACSDTYVKETAMFVGAGFNLTCSLTIILISYIFIFRVILHIHSAEGRSKAFSTCGSHLTAVTVFYGTRFCMFLRPPSETSVEQGKIVAVFYIFLSPMLNPLIYSLRNKDVKRVMKKVIQEKFFVK; encoded by the exons ATGTTAAAGAAAAACTACACAGAGGTGACTGAGTTTATCCTCCTGGGACTGACAGATAGAGCTGACTTGCAGCCTGTCCTTTTTGTGGTCTTCTTAGTCATCTACCTGATCACAGTCATCGGCAATATGAACATGATTTTGTTAATCAGAAGTGACTCAAAGCTTCAGACtccaatgtacttcttcctcagccacCTCTCTTTTGTAGATCTCTGTTATGCCACCACTGTCACTCCTCAGATGCTGGTCAGTCTCTCGTCTGAGAGAAAAACTATTTCCTTCCTTGGTTGCTTTATACAGt GCCTATGCTATATGCTcacagtgatggcctatgaccgctacatggccatctgcaaacccttgTTATATGGCATCAAAATGTCCCGAGGTGTCTGCCTCTCTTTCATtgctacattttatatttatggcTTTGCAAATGGTCTTACCCAGACCATCCTCATGCTCCATCTCTCCTTCTGTGGACCCAACGAAATCAACCACTTTTACTGTGTGGACCCACCACTCTTAGTCCTGGCCTGCTCTGATACTTATGTCAAAGAGACTGCCATGTTCGTGGGAGCTGGTTTCAACCTCACGTGTTCTCTCACCATCATCCTCATCTCCTACATTTTCATCTTTAGAGTCATTCTACATATCCACTCTGCAGAAGGGAGGAGCAAAGCCTTTTCCACCTGTGGGTCTCACTTGACAGCTGTCACTGTATTTTATGGGACACGCTTCTGCATGTTTCTGAGGCCCCCTTCCGAGACATCTGTGGAACAGGGCAAAATTGTagctgttttttatatttttctgagtCCTATGCTAAACCCTTTGATCTACAGCCTTCGGAACAAAGATGTTAAAAGAGTAATGAAAAAAGTGATTCAAGAGAAATTTTTTGTCAAATAG